One segment of Eulemur rufifrons isolate Redbay chromosome 4, OSU_ERuf_1, whole genome shotgun sequence DNA contains the following:
- the KBTBD7 gene encoding kelch repeat and BTB domain-containing protein 7, producing the protein MQSREDAPRSRRLASPRGGRRPKRISKPSVSAFFTGPEELKDTAHSAALLAQLKSFYDARLLCDVTIEVVTPGSGPGTGRLFSCNRNVLAAACPYFKSMFTGGMYESQQASVTMHDVDAESFEVLVDYCYTGRVSLSEANVQRLYAASDMLQLEYVREACASFLARRLDLANCTAILKFADAFDHHKLRSQAQSFIAHNFKQLSRMGSIREETLADLTLAQLLAVLRLDSLDIESERTVCHVAVQWLEAAPKERGPSAAEVFKCVRWTHFTENDQDYLQGLLTKPIVKKYCLDIIEGALQMRYGDMLYKSLVPKPNSSSSSSSSSSPVVSAVENPPQRLGMCAKEMVIFFGHPRDPFLCYDPYSGDIYTMPSPLTSLAHTKTITSSAVCVSPDHDIYLAAQPRKDLWVYKPAQNSWQQLADRLLCREGMDVAYLNGYIYILGGRDPITGVKLKEVECYSVQRNQWALVAPVPHSFYSFELIVVQNYLYAVNSKRMLCYDPSHNMWLNCASLKRSDFQEACVFNDEIYCICDIPVMKVYNPARGEWRRISNIPLDSETHNYQIVNHDQKLLLITSTTPQWKKNRVTVYEYDTREDQWINIGTMLGLLQFDSGFICLCARVYPSCLEPGQSFITEEDDARSESSTEWDLDGFSELDSESGSSSSFSDDEVWVQVAPQRNAQDQQGSL; encoded by the coding sequence ATGCAGTCCCGGGAAGACGCTCCGCGCTCTCGCCGCCTCGCCAGCCCCCGCGGTGGGAGGCGGCCCAAGAGGATTTCTAAGCCCTCGGTTTCGGCCTTTTTCACGGGCCCAGAAGAATTAAAGGACACGGCCCATTCTGCAGCCTTGCTGGCACAGCTCAAGTCCTTCTACGACGCGCGGCTCCTGTGTGATGTGACCATCGAGGTGGTGACGCCTGGCAGCGGGCCTGGCACAGGTCGCCTGTTTTCCTGCAACCGCAACGTGCTGGCAGCCGCGTGTCCCTACTTCAAGAGCATGTTCACGGGCGGCATGTATGAGAGCCAGCAGGCGAGTGTGACCATGCACGATGTGGACGCCGAGTCCTTCGAGGTGTTGGTCGACTACTGCTACACGGGTCGTGTGTCCCTGAGTGAGGCCAACGTGCAGCGCCTGTACGCAGCCTCCGACATGCTACAGCTGGAGTATGTGCGGGAAGCCTGTGCCTCCTTCTTGGCCCGCCGTCTTGACCTGGCCAACTGCACTGCCATCCTCAAATTCGCTGACGCCTTTGACCATCACAAGCTACGCTCTCAGGCCCAGTCTTTTATTGCTCACAACTTCAAGCAGCTCAGTCGAATGGGTTCAATTCGGGAGGAAACTCTAGCAGATCTGACCCTGGCCCAGCTGCTGGCTGTCCTACGCCTGGATAGTTTGGACATAGAAAGTGAGCGGACTGTATGTCATGTGGCCGTGCAGTGGCTGGAGGCAGCCCCCAAAGAGCGGGGTCCCAGTGCTGCAGAAGTGTTCAAGTGTGTCCGCTGGACACACTTCACTGAAAATGATCAGGACTACCTGCAAGGGCTGCTGACCAAGCCCATTGTGAAGAAGTACTGCCTGGACATCATTGAAGGGGCCCTTCAGATGCGCTATGGTGACATGTTGTAcaagtctctggtgccaaaaccaaacagcagcagcagcagcagtagcagcagcagccctGTTGTATCTGCAGTAGAAAATCCACCTCAGAGACTGGGTATGTGTGCCAAGGAAATGGTGATCTTTTTTGGACATCCCAGAGATCCATTTCTCTGCTATGACCCATACTCAGGGGACATTTACACAATGCCATCACCTTTGACCAGCTTGGCTCACACTAAAACTATCACCTCCTCAGCTGTCTGTGTCTCTCCAGACCATGACATATATCTAGCAGCCCAGCCTAGAAAAGACCTCTGGGTGTACAAACCAGCCCAGAATAGTTGGCAGCAGCTTGCAGACCGCTTACTGTGTCGTGAGGGAATGGATGTGGCATACCTCAATGGCTACATTTACATTTTGGGTGGACGAGACCCTATTACTGGAGTTAAATTGAAGGAAGTGGAATGCTATAGTGTTCAGAGGAACCAGTGGGCACTGGTGGCGCCTGTACCACATTCTTTCTATTCCTTTGAACTAATAGTGGTTCAGAACTATCTTTATGCTGTCAACAGCAAGCGCATGCTCTGCTATGATCCTAGCCACAATATGTGGCTGAACTGTGCTTCTCTTAAACGCAGTGACTTTCAGGAAGCATGTGTCTTTAATGATGAAATCTATTGTATCTGTGACATCCCAGTCATGAAGGTCTACAACCCAGCTAGGGGAGAATGGAGGCGGATTAGTAATATTCCCTTGGACTCAGAGACCCACAACTACCAGATTGTCAATCATGACCAAAAGTTGCTGCTCATCACTTCTACAACCCCACAATGGAAAAAGAACCGGGTGACGGTGTATGAATATGATACTAGGGAAGACCAGTGGATTAATATAGGTACCATGTTAGGCCTTTTGCAGTTTGACTCTGGCTTTATTTGCCTCTGTGCTCGTGTTTATCCTTCCTGCCTTGAACCCGGTCAGAGTTTTATCACTGAAGAAGATGATGCACGGAGTGAGTCTAGTACTGAATGGGACTTAGATGGATTCAGTGAGCTGGACTCTGAGTCAGGAAGTTCAAGTTCTTTTTCTGATGATGAAGTCTGGGTGCAAGTAGCACCTCAGCGAAATGCACAGGATCAGCAGGGTTCTTTGTAA
- the LOC138382459 gene encoding kelch repeat and BTB domain-containing protein 6-like → MQSREDAPRPRRLASPAVSAFFTGPEELKDTAHSAALLAQLKSFYDARLLCDVTIEVVTPGSGPGTGRLFSCNRNVLAAACPYFKSMFTGGMYESQQANVTMHDVDAETFEVLVDYCYTGRVSLSEANVQRLYAASDMLQLEYVREACASFLARRLDLANCTAILKFADAFDHHKLRSQAQSFIAHNFKHLSQMDLIREETLADLTLAQLLAVLCLDSLNIESEQTVCHVAVQWLEAAPKERGPSAAEVFKCVRWTHFTENDQDYLQGLLTKPIVMKYCPDIIEGALQMRYGDMYKSLVPKPNSSSSCVVSAAGNPPQRLGMCAKKMVIFFGRPRDLFLCCDPYSGDIYKVPSPLTSLAHHTRTVTTLAVCISPDHDIYLAAQPGKDLWVYKPAQNCWQQLADRLLCREGMDMAYLNGYIYILGGQDPITEVKLKEVECYSVQRNQWALVAPLPHSFISFNLMVIQNYLYVLNSRRMLCYDPSHNMWLKCVSLKPRYFEEACVFNDEIYCICKIPVMKVYNPVRGEWRRINNVPVVSDINNCRIINHGQKLLFITSRTRRWNKNQVTVYEYDVRGDQWINIDTTLGVLQFDSNFFCLSAHVYPSCLEPGQSFLTEEGDIWSGLDSESESITSFSDDDFWTNIAL, encoded by the coding sequence ATGCAGTCCCGGGAAGACGCTCCGCGCCCTCGCCGCCTCGCCAGCCCCGCAGTTTCGGCCTTTTTCACGGGCCCAGAAGAATTAAAGGACACGGCCCATTCTGCAGCCTTGCTGGCACAGCTCAAGTCCTTCTACGACGCGCGGCTGCTGTGTGATGTGACCATCGAGGTGGTGACGCCTGGCAGCGGGCCTGGCACAGGTCGCCTCTTTTCCTGCAATCGCAACGTGCTGGCAGCCGCGTGCCCCTACTTCAAGAGCATGTTCACGGGCGGCATGTATGAGAGCCAGCAGGCGAATGTGACCATGCACGATGTGGACGCCGAGACCTTCGAGGTGTTGGTCGACTACTGCTACACAGGTCGTGTGTCCCTGAGTGAGGCCAACGTGCAGCGCCTGTACGCAGCCTCCGACATGTTACAGCTGGAGTATGTGCGGGAAGCCTGTGCCTCCTTCTTGGCCCGCCGTCTTGACCTGGCCAACTGCACTGCCATCCTCAAATTCGCTGACGCCTTTGACCATCACAAGCTACGCTCTCAGGCCCAGTCTTTTATTGCTCACAACTTCAAGCATCTAAGCCAGATGGATTTAATTCGGGAGGAAACTCTAGCAGATCTGACCCTGGCCCAGCTGCTGGCTGTCCTATGCCTGGATAGTCTGAACATAGAGAGTGAACAGACAGTGTGCCATGTGGCCGTGCAGTGGCTGGAGGCAGCTCCCAAAGAGCGGGGTCCCAGTGCTGCAGAAGTGTTCAAGTGTGTCCGCTGGACACACTTCACTGAAAATGATCAGGACTACCTGCAAGGGCTGCTGACCAAGCCCATTGTGATGAAGTACTGCCCGGACATTATTGAAGGGGCCCTTCAGATGCGCTATGGTGACATGTAcaagtctctggtgccaaaaccaaacagcagcagcagctgtgtTGTATCTGCAGCAGGAAATCCACCCCAGAGGCTGGGTATGTGTGCCAAGAAGATGGTGATCTTCTTTGGACGCCCCAGAGATCTATTTCTCTGCTGTGACCCATACTCCGGGGATATTTACAAAGTGCCCTCACCTTTGACCTCCCTTGCTCACCACACTAGGACTGTCACTACCTTGGCTGTATGTATCTCTCCAGACCATGACATCTATCTAGCAGCCCAGCCCGGAAAAGACCTCTGGGTGTATAAACCAGCCCAGAATTGTTGGCAGCAGCTTGCAGACCGCTTGCTGTGTCGTGAGGGCATGGATATGGCATACCTCAATGGCTACATTTACATTTTGGGTGGGCAAGACCCTATTACTGAAGTTAAACTGAAGGAAGTGGAATGCTATAGTGTTCAGAGGAACCAGTGGGCATTAGTGGCTCCGCTACCCCattcttttatatcctttaacCTAATGGTAATTCAGAACTATCTCTATGTTCTCAACAGTAGGCGTATGCTCTGTTATGATCCTAGCCATAATATGTGGCTGAAGTGTGTTTCTCTGAAGCCACGTTATTTTGAGGAAGCTTGTGTCTTCAATGATGAGATCTACTGTATCTGTAAGATCCCAGTCATGAAGGTCTACAACCCAGTCAGGGGAGAATGGAGGCGGATTAATAATGTTCCCGTGGTGTCAGATATTAACAATTGCCGGATTATCAATCATGGCCAAAAGTTGTTGTTCATCACCTCACGCACCCGACGATGGAACAAGAACCAGGTGACCGTGTATGAATATGATGTTAGGGGAGACCAATGGATTAATATAGATACCACATTAGGCGTCTTGCAGTTTGACTCTAACTTTTTTTGTCTCTCGGCTCATGTTTATCCTTCCTGCCTTGAACCTGGTCAGAGTTTTCTCACTGAAGAAGGTGATATATGGAGTGGATTGGACAGTGAGTCAGAAAGTATAACTTCTTTTTCTGATGATGATTTTTGGACGAACATAGCACTTTAG